ATGAAGTATGCACAAGATTAAAAACTAATCCAGCAACTAAAGATATCCCAATTATTTTTATTAGCTCAATCGAAGAGCCATCTGAAAAAGTAGAAGCATTCTCTGTAGGTGGGGTAGACTATATTAGTAAACCGTTTCAGCTAATTGAAGTTTTAGCTCGTATCGAAACCCATTTGCGCCTATGTTCATTACAAAAAAAGCTACAAGAGCAGAATGAACAGTTACAACTTTCGGCGGAGGTATTGTCGCGATCGCTTAAGCATGAGCGCGAACTTAGTCAAATGAAAACAGACTTTATATCCGTAGTTTCCCATGAATTTCGGACACCGCTAACAACGATTCAAAGTGCATCAGAGCTTCTAGAATATTACGAATGGACAAAACAAGAACAGGTAGAACAACTGCATCAAATTCAATCAGAAGTTAAGCATATGACGGCTCTGATGGAAGATGTATTATTTCTGAGTCGAAGTAATACCAATAAAGCAAAACTAACTCTTATTCAATTTGACCTTTTAAGCTTTTGTAGTCAAATTCTACGTCAGATGCAAAGGACTTTTGCCCAAGACTATACTCTTAATTCATCTATATACATATCTTCAAGCAGAAGTGTTGAATGATAGAAAAAAGCTAGAAAAACACGCTTCTAATTTGATAAATTAGAAGCGTCAAAACAAAAAATAATGTTAACAATGTTATCTAACTTCCCTAAGATTGTCAAACA
This genomic stretch from Pseudanabaena galeata CCNP1313 harbors:
- a CDS encoding hybrid sensor histidine kinase/response regulator, whose amino-acid sequence is MTNQNLMQTESIEQSEDSQQVGNASILIVDDTIYNIQLLSLMLIRQGYKVQQATSGLEALDKVNEQLPDIILLDIRMPDLNGYEVCTRLKTNPATKDIPIIFISSIEEPSEKVEAFSVGGVDYISKPFQLIEVLARIETHLRLCSLQKKLQEQNEQLQLSAEVLSRSLKHERELSQMKTDFISVVSHEFRTPLTTIQSASELLEYYEWTKQEQVEQLHQIQSEVKHMTALMEDVLFLSRSNTNKAKLTLIQFDLLSFCSQILRQMQRTFAQDYTLNSSIYISSSRSVE